A genomic region of Tepidisphaeraceae bacterium contains the following coding sequences:
- a CDS encoding Gfo/Idh/MocA family oxidoreductase: MNQKHRVGVIGFGRMGRGFVSAMQASDDWEIVAICDVHGPTRELAAKTVPTARIASDPEEVLNDPTISVVGIYTLADVRPALIRKALANKLHILAEKPLGADVADEWKLVEEIEASKQLVAVNLFNRNAWYHREIQAFIAEGEIGKLAIIRVCHMTPGHMPGEGHDPEGPPFHDCGMHYVDVARWYAKSEFATWHAQGMRMWNHKDPWWVQCHGTFENGVAFDITQGFVYGHLAKDKTHNCYVDVIGTKGIARMTHDFKNATIHCHGVNHTQTKTALFNDKKLDVMCELFARSVRAGKNLGFPTARDSVIASEVSWAMLNDAVANVPPAVGTQREMQEILKHRRTLRNGFGLPVRPQSCPAEPVPVGQPEIACGEDLCGLSEAQQASPTTASSMDEAALQ; this comes from the coding sequence ATGAATCAAAAACATCGCGTCGGTGTCATCGGCTTCGGGCGGATGGGCAGGGGCTTTGTGTCGGCGATGCAGGCGTCGGACGATTGGGAAATCGTCGCGATCTGCGACGTGCATGGGCCGACGCGCGAGCTGGCGGCCAAGACGGTGCCGACCGCCCGCATCGCCAGCGACCCCGAGGAGGTACTCAACGACCCGACGATCAGCGTCGTCGGCATCTATACCTTGGCCGACGTGCGGCCGGCGCTCATCCGCAAGGCGCTGGCCAACAAGCTGCACATCCTGGCGGAAAAGCCGCTCGGTGCCGACGTCGCCGACGAGTGGAAGCTCGTCGAGGAGATCGAGGCCAGCAAGCAGTTGGTGGCGGTGAACCTGTTCAACCGCAACGCGTGGTACCACCGCGAGATTCAGGCGTTCATTGCGGAAGGGGAGATCGGCAAGCTGGCGATCATCCGCGTCTGCCACATGACGCCCGGCCACATGCCAGGTGAAGGGCACGACCCCGAAGGCCCGCCGTTCCACGACTGCGGCATGCACTACGTCGACGTCGCCCGCTGGTACGCCAAGAGCGAGTTCGCCACCTGGCATGCCCAGGGCATGCGCATGTGGAACCATAAGGACCCCTGGTGGGTGCAGTGCCACGGCACGTTCGAGAACGGCGTCGCGTTCGACATCACGCAGGGCTTCGTCTACGGCCACCTGGCCAAGGATAAGACGCACAACTGCTACGTCGACGTCATCGGCACCAAGGGCATCGCCCGCATGACCCACGACTTCAAGAACGCCACGATTCACTGTCACGGCGTCAACCACACGCAGACCAAGACCGCGCTGTTCAACGACAAGAAGCTCGACGTGATGTGCGAACTGTTCGCCCGCAGCGTGCGTGCGGGCAAGAACCTCGGCTTCCCCACGGCGCGCGACAGCGTGATCGCGTCGGAAGTGTCGTGGGCCATGCTGAACGATGCCGTCGCCAACGTGCCACCGGCCGTCGGCACCCAGCGTGAGATGCAGGAGATTCTGAAGCATCGCCGCACCCTGCGCAACGGGTTCGGCCTGCCCGTGCGCCCGCAATCGTGCCCGGCCGAGCCGGTGCCCGTCGGCCAACCGGAGATCGCCTGCGGCGAAGACCTGTGCGGCTTAAGCGAGGCCCAGCAGGCGTCGCCGACGACTGCGTCTAGTATGGATGAGGCGGCGCTGCAGTAG